Proteins encoded together in one Paramagnetospirillum magnetotacticum MS-1 window:
- the hpnC gene encoding squalene synthase HpnC, whose amino-acid sequence MSLPAASKTASQENFPVASLLLPAARRVTIMAYYHFARHADDIGDSPSLSPEEKVAGLDALDRALHGQETGPALVMAEEYRRAVNGDETMIEHASQLLHAFRRDSVRDYCADWADLMEYCRFSAAPVGRFLLDLSGENHDTFAPSDALCAALQVLNHLQDCGKDYHELKRVYLPQDWMAAQGLSVDVLAGSSSPAALRRVIDQTLDATDGLIALAQPLPGLVKDWRMRLQSAITVRVAEQLSAKLRRGDPLAERVKLSKLDYAGVFLVGLWRGLTA is encoded by the coding sequence TTGTCCCTCCCCGCCGCCAGCAAGACAGCCTCCCAGGAAAACTTCCCGGTGGCCTCGCTGCTGCTGCCTGCCGCCAGACGCGTCACGATCATGGCCTATTACCACTTCGCACGGCATGCCGACGATATCGGGGATTCGCCCAGCCTTTCCCCAGAGGAAAAGGTCGCCGGGCTCGACGCCCTGGATCGCGCCCTGCACGGCCAGGAAACAGGTCCTGCCCTGGTCATGGCCGAGGAATATCGCCGCGCGGTGAATGGCGACGAGACGATGATCGAGCATGCCTCCCAGTTGCTCCATGCCTTTCGCCGCGATTCCGTCCGCGATTACTGCGCCGACTGGGCCGACCTGATGGAATATTGCCGTTTTTCCGCCGCCCCCGTTGGGCGCTTCCTGCTCGATCTCAGTGGTGAGAACCACGATACCTTCGCGCCCTCCGACGCGCTATGCGCCGCTCTTCAGGTGCTGAACCACCTCCAGGATTGCGGCAAGGATTATCACGAACTGAAGCGGGTCTATCTCCCCCAGGACTGGATGGCCGCCCAAGGGCTTTCCGTGGACGTGCTGGCAGGCAGCAGCAGCCCCGCCGCACTTCGCCGGGTTATCGACCAGACCCTGGACGCCACCGACGGCCTGATCGCCCTGGCCCAGCCCCTGCCCGGTCTGGTCAAGGATTGGCGCATGCGCCTGCAATCGGCCATCACCGTACGGGTGGCGGAACAGCTTTCGGCCAAACTGCGCCGGGGCGACCCCCTGGCCGAACGGGTCAAGCTCAGTAAACTCGACTATGCCGGGGTGTTCCTGGTGGGCCTGTGGCGGGGTCTGACGGCGTGA
- a CDS encoding hydroxysqualene dehydroxylase: MSSAGTLHVVGAGLAGLAAAVAAAKAGQRVVVHEAAGHAGGRCRSFMDERLGRVIDNGSHLVLGANRTALAYARATGGIEAMEAAQPAFPFIDLASAKSWTVTPSRPPAGIGEILRALGLPWTGKSETVGSRLGHTASFTRFWLPMCEAIMNTAPHEASARMFTWTMRKALLGGAPALTPWIFPGGLSAALVAPALATLSLFGAEIHFRRRLKAVNSQALSFDDTEVALGAADRVILALPPWVLAPLLPGTIPDMPTRPIVNAHFRCAQPIDLPHGSHFLGLVNASGHWLFTRGDVLSVTVSAAGSLVDLDNDSIAERLWEEIRRALNLPPIPPPPYRIMKEKRATLAHDNQTTASRPGPVTGIEGIFLAGDWIASPWPCTIEAAISSGLSAARLALSRPGLTF, from the coding sequence GTGAGCAGCGCGGGCACTCTGCATGTGGTGGGAGCCGGTCTGGCTGGTCTGGCCGCCGCAGTCGCCGCCGCCAAGGCAGGCCAGCGCGTCGTCGTCCACGAGGCGGCGGGCCATGCGGGCGGACGCTGCCGCTCTTTCATGGATGAGCGCCTGGGCCGGGTCATCGACAATGGCAGCCATCTGGTGCTGGGCGCCAACCGCACGGCACTCGCCTATGCGCGGGCCACGGGCGGCATCGAGGCCATGGAGGCGGCCCAGCCCGCCTTTCCCTTCATCGATCTGGCTTCGGCCAAATCCTGGACGGTAACGCCGTCTCGTCCGCCTGCCGGAATTGGCGAGATCCTCAGGGCCCTGGGCCTGCCCTGGACCGGAAAATCCGAGACCGTGGGAAGTCGTCTGGGTCATACAGCCTCCTTCACCCGTTTCTGGTTGCCCATGTGCGAGGCGATCATGAACACCGCGCCCCACGAGGCCTCGGCCCGTATGTTCACCTGGACCATGCGCAAGGCGCTGTTGGGCGGCGCCCCGGCCCTGACTCCCTGGATCTTTCCCGGCGGTCTGTCGGCGGCCCTGGTGGCGCCCGCCTTGGCCACACTGTCGCTGTTCGGAGCCGAGATCCATTTTCGCCGCCGCCTTAAGGCGGTGAATTCCCAAGCGCTCAGCTTTGATGATACCGAGGTGGCGCTGGGTGCCGCCGACCGGGTCATCCTGGCCCTGCCCCCCTGGGTACTGGCTCCGCTGCTGCCGGGCACTATTCCCGACATGCCGACCCGGCCCATCGTCAATGCCCATTTCCGTTGCGCCCAGCCCATTGACCTGCCCCATGGCAGCCATTTCCTCGGTCTGGTCAACGCCTCGGGCCATTGGCTGTTCACCCGTGGCGACGTGCTGTCCGTGACCGTGTCAGCTGCCGGTTCTCTGGTGGATCTGGACAACGATTCCATCGCGGAACGGCTGTGGGAGGAAATCCGGAGGGCGCTGAACCTGCCGCCCATCCCGCCGCCGCCCTATCGCATCATGAAGGAAAAGCGGGCGACCCTGGCCCATGACAACCAGACGACGGCCAGCCGTCCGGGGCCGGTTACCGGAATCGAGGGGATCTTTCTCGCGGGCGACTGGATCGCCTCTCCCTGGCCCTGTACCATCGAAGCGGCCATTTCCAGCGGGCTGTCCGCGGCGCGTCTTGCGCTATCGAGGCCCGGTTTGACATTTTAA
- a CDS encoding superoxide dismutase — protein MAFELPPLPFANDALEPHISARTFEFHHGKHHAAYVTNLNNLTKDTDLASKSLEEVIKVAAADLPAKQGIFNNAAQVWNHTFFWNCLKKGGGGKPGPKLLAKIESDLGGFDKFKEDFKAAAVGQFGSGWAWLVLDGGKLKITKTANADLPLAHGQKALLTVDVWEHAYYLDWQNRRPDFVQCFLDNLVNWDFVEANLG, from the coding sequence ATGGCTTTTGAGCTTCCGCCGCTCCCCTTCGCCAACGACGCGCTGGAGCCCCACATTTCCGCCCGCACCTTCGAATTCCATCACGGCAAGCATCACGCGGCCTATGTGACCAACCTCAATAACCTGACCAAGGACACCGACCTGGCGTCCAAGTCCCTGGAAGAGGTGATCAAGGTGGCCGCGGCCGATCTGCCTGCCAAGCAGGGCATTTTCAACAATGCCGCCCAGGTGTGGAACCACACTTTCTTCTGGAACTGCCTGAAGAAGGGTGGCGGCGGCAAGCCTGGGCCTAAGCTGCTGGCCAAGATCGAGTCCGATCTGGGCGGTTTCGACAAGTTCAAGGAAGACTTCAAGGCCGCCGCCGTTGGCCAGTTCGGCTCGGGCTGGGCCTGGCTGGTGCTGGACGGGGGCAAGCTGAAGATCACCAAGACCGCCAATGCCGACCTGCCCCTGGCCCATGGTCAGAAGGCCCTGCTCACCGTCGATGTGTGGGAGCACGCCTATTACCTGGACTGGCAGAACCGCCGCCCCGATTTCGTCCAGTGCTTCCTGGACAATCTGGTGAACTGGGACTTCGTGGAAGCCAATCTGGGCTGA
- a CDS encoding Mth938-like domain-containing protein — MDITPLIPTGKQIVKGYGDGGFTIAGLRWEGSVLVLPDRTQSWSVTDLGGVTEDSLSPLLALTEKPRVLLLGCGKRMAPVPASLRAALRAAGITLELMDTGGACRTFNVLVSEDRSVAAALIAV; from the coding sequence ATGGACATCACGCCCCTCATCCCCACCGGCAAGCAGATCGTCAAGGGATACGGCGATGGCGGCTTCACCATCGCCGGGCTGCGCTGGGAGGGATCGGTCCTGGTCCTGCCCGATCGCACCCAGTCCTGGTCCGTCACCGATCTGGGCGGCGTGACCGAGGACAGCCTATCGCCATTGCTGGCTCTGACTGAAAAGCCCAGGGTTCTGCTGTTGGGCTGCGGAAAGCGCATGGCGCCAGTTCCCGCCAGCCTGCGTGCCGCCTTGCGGGCTGCTGGCATCACCCTGGAACTGATGGATACGGGCGGCGCCTGCCGCACCTTCAATGTGCTGGTCTCGGAAGACCGCTCCGTGGCGGCGGCGCTGATCGCGGTGTGA
- the secF gene encoding protein translocase subunit SecF, with the protein MQLIDRFLPHGTHYDFIRYRWVAFCVTAVLILGSFTSIAVKGFNFGIDFAGGILVEAQSTTGPADLHAMRATLGHLGLGEVSLQEFGTTGRDVMIRVQRQDGDEKAQMSALTKVKASLGEGYTYRRVEIVGPKVGGELVRDGVWAVVLALAAIAMYVWFRFEWQFGVGALVSTFHDVITTFGLFSITGLEFNLTTVAAILTIAGYSVNDTVVEYDRVRENLRKFKSMSLYDLLNLAVNETLARTILTVSTVFVTVLALLFVGGEVLRGFSIAMLWGLIIGTFSSIYVAMPMLIYFNLRTGKAAEEAETAESAEGGPATP; encoded by the coding sequence ATGCAGCTGATCGACCGCTTCCTGCCCCACGGCACCCATTACGACTTCATCCGCTATCGCTGGGTGGCGTTTTGCGTCACTGCGGTGCTGATTCTCGGCTCTTTCACCTCTATCGCGGTGAAGGGCTTCAATTTCGGCATCGATTTCGCGGGCGGCATTCTGGTGGAAGCGCAATCCACCACCGGTCCCGCTGATTTGCATGCCATGCGCGCCACCCTCGGCCATCTGGGGCTGGGCGAGGTGTCCTTGCAGGAATTCGGCACCACGGGCCGCGACGTGATGATCCGCGTCCAGCGCCAGGACGGCGATGAAAAGGCGCAGATGTCGGCGCTCACCAAGGTCAAGGCCTCGCTGGGCGAGGGCTATACCTATCGCCGCGTCGAGATCGTCGGCCCCAAGGTGGGCGGCGAACTGGTGCGCGACGGCGTCTGGGCGGTGGTTCTGGCCCTGGCCGCCATCGCCATGTATGTCTGGTTCCGGTTCGAATGGCAGTTCGGCGTGGGCGCCCTGGTGTCCACCTTCCACGACGTCATCACCACATTCGGCCTGTTTTCCATCACCGGCCTGGAATTCAACCTGACCACCGTGGCGGCCATTCTCACCATCGCCGGTTATTCGGTGAACGACACGGTGGTGGAGTACGACCGGGTGCGCGAGAATCTGCGCAAGTTCAAGAGCATGTCGCTCTATGACCTGCTCAATCTGGCGGTCAACGAGACCCTGGCGCGCACCATTCTCACCGTGTCCACCGTCTTCGTCACCGTGTTGGCCCTGCTGTTTGTGGGCGGCGAGGTGCTGCGCGGCTTCTCCATCGCCATGTTGTGGGGCCTGATCATCGGCACCTTCTCGTCGATCTACGTGGCCATGCCCATGCTGATCTACTTCAATCTGCGCACCGGCAAGGCGGCCGAAGAGGCTGAAACGGCGGAAAGCGCAGAGGGTGGCCCCGCCACGCCCTGA
- the secD gene encoding protein translocase subunit SecD yields the protein MNHFPKWKIALVAIISMLGVIFASPNMLSRERADQMPHWFQPVSLGLDLQGGSYLLLEVDTAYVFREQLSSLVEGVRTVLRKEKVKYSDLGAKGDLVSVRIIEAEERAKARELLRKIDSSASVDAKDDGTMVLKYSDVAVKARKAAAIEQSLEIVRRRIDELGTREPSIQRQGEDRIVVQLPGVKDPDRIKALLGKTAKLTFHLLDDSTSADEAAKGRVPPGSMLLPSAEKERGMPETYVVRKRIEVGGDMLVDSKATYNEGRPVVSFRFNAAGAKKFGDATRENAGKFLAIVLDDKVISAPRINEPILGGSGIISGSFSVQQAQDLSLLLRAGALPAPLQVLEERTVGPDLGADSIQAGAVASLLGLALVVVLMIIVYGTLGALADLAMVLNLILLLASLSALGATLTLPGIAGVVLTMGMAVDANVLIYERMREEQRNGRSIMSAIQAGYDRAFGTIFDAHVTTLVAAALLFQFGSGPIRGFAVTLTLGLLASLFTAVLVNRIMVVSWVRWRRLKSLPLA from the coding sequence ATGAACCATTTTCCCAAATGGAAGATCGCGTTGGTGGCGATCATCAGCATGCTCGGCGTGATCTTCGCCTCGCCGAACATGCTGTCGCGTGAGCGGGCCGACCAAATGCCTCATTGGTTTCAACCGGTGAGTCTGGGTCTGGACCTGCAAGGCGGCTCCTACCTGCTGCTGGAAGTGGATACAGCCTATGTCTTCCGCGAACAGCTGAGTTCGCTGGTCGAAGGCGTGCGCACCGTATTGCGCAAGGAAAAGGTCAAATATTCTGACCTGGGCGCCAAGGGCGATCTGGTCAGCGTGCGGATCATCGAGGCCGAAGAACGTGCCAAGGCCCGTGAATTGCTGCGCAAGATCGACAGCAGCGCCTCCGTCGACGCCAAGGACGATGGCACCATGGTGCTGAAATACTCGGACGTGGCGGTCAAGGCTCGCAAGGCCGCCGCCATCGAGCAGTCCCTGGAAATCGTGCGCCGCCGTATCGACGAACTGGGCACGCGCGAACCCTCCATCCAGCGTCAGGGCGAAGACCGCATCGTGGTCCAGCTTCCCGGCGTCAAGGACCCCGACCGCATCAAGGCCCTGCTGGGCAAGACCGCCAAGCTGACCTTCCACCTGCTCGACGATTCCACCTCGGCCGATGAAGCGGCGAAGGGCAGGGTGCCGCCCGGCTCCATGCTGCTTCCCTCCGCCGAGAAGGAACGCGGCATGCCCGAGACCTATGTGGTCAGAAAGCGCATCGAGGTGGGCGGCGACATGCTGGTGGATTCCAAGGCCACCTATAACGAAGGCCGTCCGGTGGTCAGCTTCCGCTTCAATGCGGCGGGCGCCAAGAAGTTCGGCGACGCCACCCGAGAGAATGCAGGCAAGTTCCTGGCCATTGTGCTGGACGACAAGGTGATCAGCGCGCCGCGCATCAATGAGCCCATCCTGGGCGGGTCCGGCATCATCTCGGGCAGCTTCTCGGTGCAGCAGGCCCAGGATCTGTCGCTCCTGCTGCGCGCCGGTGCGTTGCCCGCGCCGCTCCAGGTCCTGGAAGAACGCACCGTCGGTCCCGATCTGGGCGCCGATTCCATTCAGGCGGGTGCCGTGGCCAGTCTGCTGGGCCTTGCCCTGGTGGTGGTGCTGATGATCATCGTCTATGGCACGCTGGGTGCCTTGGCCGACCTTGCCATGGTGCTGAACCTGATTCTGCTGCTGGCCTCGCTGTCCGCCCTGGGCGCCACGCTCACCCTGCCGGGTATCGCCGGCGTGGTGCTGACCATGGGCATGGCGGTGGACGCCAATGTGCTGATCTACGAGCGTATGCGCGAGGAACAGCGCAACGGGCGAAGCATCATGTCGGCCATTCAGGCCGGTTATGACCGCGCCTTCGGCACCATCTTCGACGCCCATGTCACCACCCTGGTGGCGGCGGCGCTATTGTTCCAGTTCGGCTCCGGTCCCATTCGCGGCTTTGCCGTCACCCTGACGCTGGGCCTTCTGGCCTCGCTGTTCACCGCCGTTCTGGTCAACCGGATCATGGTGGTGTCCTGGGTGCGCTGGCGCCGCCTCAAGTCCCTGCCGCTGGCTTAA
- the yajC gene encoding preprotein translocase subunit YajC encodes MFVSPAYAQAAAAGAGGSFAALEQFLPLILIFVVFYFLLIRPQQKKMKLHKEMLGQLRRGDRVVTAGGIIGTVNKLINDTEVSVEIAEGVRVRVLRATITEVLSKTEPVAADKAKDEKSDAEPAADK; translated from the coding sequence ATGTTCGTGTCGCCCGCTTACGCCCAGGCCGCCGCCGCCGGTGCTGGTGGTTCCTTTGCCGCCCTGGAACAGTTCCTGCCTCTGATCCTGATCTTCGTGGTGTTCTACTTCCTGCTGATCCGTCCGCAGCAGAAGAAGATGAAGCTTCACAAGGAGATGCTGGGCCAGCTTCGCCGTGGCGACCGTGTGGTCACCGCCGGTGGCATCATCGGCACCGTCAACAAGCTGATCAACGACACCGAAGTTTCGGTGGAGATCGCCGAGGGCGTGCGCGTGCGCGTGCTTCGCGCCACCATCACCGAGGTGCTGTCGAAGACCGAGCCGGTGGCTGCCGATAAGGCCAAGGACGAAAAGTCCGACGCCGAACCCGCCGCCGACAAGTAA
- a CDS encoding ATP-binding protein produces MPYAEAVKALTRIAEALERLSPPPASGLDLSLADAYVWHADPDRLEPVPNVNRVDIALLQGIERQREQLLDNTRRFAAGYPANNALLWGARGTGKSSLVKAVHATINGEKPGTLLLVEIHREDIPSLPRCLRLLKDSGRHAVLFCDDLSFDQQDDAYKSLKAVLDGGIEGRPDNVIFYATSNRRHLMARDMIDNERSTAINPGEAVEEKVSLSDRFGLWLGFHHVGQDIFFAIVEGYVAHYGLPISTEDLHAQANEWSVTRGSRSGRVAWQFIQDLAGRLGKSL; encoded by the coding sequence ATGCCCTATGCCGAAGCCGTGAAGGCCCTGACCCGTATCGCCGAGGCCCTGGAACGCCTCTCGCCGCCGCCCGCCTCGGGTCTGGATCTGTCCCTAGCCGACGCCTATGTCTGGCATGCCGATCCCGACCGCCTGGAACCGGTGCCGAACGTCAACCGGGTGGACATCGCTCTGCTTCAGGGAATCGAGCGCCAGCGCGAGCAGCTTCTCGACAATACCAGACGCTTTGCCGCCGGATATCCGGCCAATAACGCGCTTTTGTGGGGCGCGCGCGGCACCGGCAAGAGTTCGCTGGTCAAGGCGGTGCACGCCACCATCAACGGGGAAAAGCCCGGCACGCTGCTGCTGGTGGAGATCCACCGCGAGGACATCCCCTCCCTGCCCCGCTGCCTGCGCCTTCTGAAAGACAGCGGCCGCCATGCCGTGCTTTTCTGCGACGACCTGTCCTTCGACCAGCAAGACGACGCCTATAAATCCCTGAAGGCGGTCCTGGACGGCGGAATCGAGGGGCGGCCCGACAACGTCATCTTCTACGCCACCTCCAACCGCCGCCACCTGATGGCCCGCGATATGATCGACAACGAACGCTCGACCGCCATCAATCCCGGCGAGGCAGTGGAGGAGAAAGTGTCGCTCTCCGACCGCTTCGGACTATGGCTGGGCTTCCACCATGTGGGCCAGGACATCTTCTTCGCCATCGTCGAGGGCTATGTGGCCCATTACGGCCTGCCCATCTCCACCGAGGATTTGCACGCCCAGGCCAATGAATGGTCGGTGACGCGCGGCTCGCGCTCGGGCCGCGTCGCCTGGCAGTTCATCCAGGATCTGGCCGGACGGCTGGGGAAGAGTCTGTAA
- a CDS encoding globin-coupled sensor protein — MASDDDAVSKNRERLRFLRLDDDAISTVKSVRQMVESSLPGIADGFYAHLMQWPALKALLGGGAKIGHLKETQQAHWASLFSGRFDDDYFTRAVAIGAAHERIGLEVNWYLGGYCFVLEKLMAELHAKCEKARFPQMAGAVLRAAFLDMDLAISTYIEHGEAGKMKREMLALSDTVDREVATTVGDIERQVKRLIEGAQELAQVAATLKTMAESVAEAVSVTSDNVQSVAGASEALEETSRQISTKVHGTSRLTDAAQQKMETAATTVEGLKDATGRIRDVVRLIQSIAGQTRMLALNATIEAARAGEMGKGFAVVADEVKRLAKLTEEGIRGVNAQAQAIGQATDETVAMVEEVTLSIQDINTIAQEVNHASEMQLSATADIKGNAGQAAQHTETVHGHAQSVLSQAERTGLTAKKVNELSTVVSRDVGDLQRRLGIILRSSAAGDRRAVPRVAVGLAFTGRIGTREVKGHTGDLASKGVVLAGLNDPSMVGEGGTLDLEGIGPLSCDAVGASVLGLHVRFREVAAAALAAIAAAQAKARAEERSYIDLVKGVAAGVTGAFEQALKTGEIAEADLFDAHYEPIADTSPQQFLAKHAMLTDRVVHQFTETVLEKDQRIVICCVADRNGYIATHNKKYSQPQRPGETVWNTANSRNRRIFDDRAGLVAARNVQPHFVQTYPRDMGGGNFVVLKEFDSPISIRDKHWGAVRLAIKP, encoded by the coding sequence GTGGCTAGTGATGACGACGCCGTGTCGAAGAACCGTGAGCGGCTGAGATTTCTGCGCCTGGATGACGACGCGATTTCCACCGTCAAATCCGTTCGCCAGATGGTGGAATCCAGTCTTCCCGGCATCGCTGACGGATTTTATGCCCATCTGATGCAATGGCCCGCGCTCAAAGCCCTGTTGGGCGGCGGCGCCAAGATCGGCCATCTGAAAGAGACCCAGCAGGCCCATTGGGCCAGTCTGTTCTCGGGGCGTTTCGACGACGACTATTTCACCCGTGCCGTTGCCATCGGCGCCGCCCACGAGCGGATCGGCCTGGAGGTGAACTGGTATCTGGGCGGCTATTGCTTCGTGCTGGAAAAGCTGATGGCCGAACTCCACGCCAAATGCGAGAAGGCCCGCTTTCCCCAAATGGCGGGTGCAGTGCTGCGCGCCGCCTTCCTGGATATGGATCTGGCCATCTCGACCTATATCGAGCATGGCGAGGCCGGCAAGATGAAGCGCGAGATGCTGGCGCTCTCGGACACGGTGGACCGCGAAGTGGCGACGACCGTGGGCGATATCGAAAGGCAGGTGAAGCGCCTGATCGAGGGAGCCCAAGAACTGGCCCAGGTGGCGGCCACCCTTAAGACCATGGCCGAGTCGGTGGCCGAGGCGGTATCGGTCACCAGCGATAATGTCCAATCCGTGGCCGGGGCCAGCGAGGCGCTGGAGGAGACGTCGCGGCAGATTTCCACCAAGGTTCACGGCACATCGCGTCTTACCGATGCCGCCCAACAGAAGATGGAGACCGCCGCCACCACGGTCGAAGGTCTGAAGGACGCCACGGGGCGAATCCGCGATGTGGTGCGCCTCATCCAGTCCATCGCCGGTCAGACCCGCATGCTGGCGCTGAACGCCACCATCGAGGCGGCCAGGGCGGGCGAAATGGGCAAGGGCTTCGCCGTGGTCGCCGACGAGGTCAAGCGTCTGGCCAAACTGACCGAGGAGGGCATCCGCGGCGTCAACGCCCAGGCCCAGGCCATCGGTCAGGCCACCGATGAGACGGTGGCCATGGTCGAAGAGGTGACGCTGTCCATTCAAGACATCAACACCATCGCCCAGGAAGTGAACCACGCCAGCGAGATGCAGCTTTCCGCCACCGCCGACATCAAGGGAAATGCCGGTCAGGCTGCCCAGCATACCGAGACCGTCCACGGGCATGCGCAGTCCGTGCTCAGCCAGGCGGAGCGCACGGGCCTTACCGCCAAGAAGGTCAATGAACTTTCCACGGTGGTCAGCCGCGATGTCGGCGACCTTCAGCGGCGCCTCGGCATCATTCTGCGTTCGTCGGCGGCGGGAGATCGCCGGGCGGTTCCGCGTGTCGCCGTGGGGCTGGCCTTCACGGGCCGCATCGGAACCAGGGAGGTCAAGGGACATACCGGCGATCTGGCGTCCAAGGGCGTGGTGCTGGCCGGTCTCAACGATCCCAGCATGGTGGGCGAGGGCGGAACACTGGATCTTGAAGGAATCGGGCCGCTTTCCTGTGACGCGGTGGGGGCCAGCGTTCTTGGCCTGCATGTGCGTTTCCGCGAGGTTGCCGCCGCCGCGCTTGCTGCGATTGCCGCCGCCCAAGCCAAGGCGCGGGCCGAGGAGCGGAGCTATATCGATCTTGTTAAGGGCGTCGCCGCTGGGGTCACCGGGGCTTTCGAGCAGGCGCTGAAGACCGGTGAGATTGCCGAGGCCGATCTGTTCGATGCCCATTACGAGCCCATCGCCGACACTTCACCTCAGCAATTCCTGGCCAAGCATGCGATGCTCACCGATCGCGTGGTGCATCAGTTCACCGAAACGGTTCTCGAGAAGGACCAGCGCATCGTCATCTGCTGTGTTGCTGACCGCAACGGCTATATCGCCACCCACAACAAGAAATATTCCCAGCCCCAGCGGCCGGGCGAGACGGTGTGGAACACCGCCAATTCCCGCAACCGACGCATCTTCGACGACCGCGCCGGGCTGGTGGCGGCCCGCAATGTCCAGCCTCACTTCGTCCAGACCTATCCCCGCGACATGGGTGGCGGAAATTTCGTGGTGTTGAAGGAGTTCGACAGCCCCATCTCTATCCGCGACAAGCACTGGGGCGCCGTGCGCCTCGCCATCAAGCCTTAG
- a CDS encoding M23 family metallopeptidase has translation MHVQRPAAVTVYAGDTVYSIARRYSLAVRDLIEANNLQPPYQLQPGTVLRLPGGGSDYVVQKGDTLSVLARRFKVDFNSLAATNGKRAPYVLQVGERLTIPGPKTSAPQAVAASPQGGGSMVVTSPNASGAAARPPAAKAEAPPVYAQAPNHSAPPPPALPAAPPARAGSGFLWPVKGEVVAEFGPLPGKGQHNDGINIVAPKGTPVRAAENGVVAYVGNELKGFGNLLLIKHADNWMTAYAHNDQLMVKRGDRVRRGQTIATLGASGSVASPQLHFEIRRGTEAVNPMEYLQDKVADEGDVRRLASIAY, from the coding sequence TTGCATGTTCAGCGTCCGGCCGCGGTCACCGTCTATGCCGGTGATACGGTTTATTCCATCGCAAGGCGCTATTCTCTGGCCGTCCGCGATCTCATCGAAGCCAACAATCTTCAGCCGCCCTACCAGTTGCAGCCGGGAACCGTGCTGCGCCTGCCCGGCGGCGGTTCCGATTACGTGGTTCAGAAGGGCGACACCTTGTCGGTGCTGGCCCGGCGCTTCAAGGTGGACTTCAATTCCCTGGCCGCCACCAATGGCAAGCGGGCGCCCTATGTTCTGCAGGTGGGCGAGCGCTTGACCATTCCGGGGCCGAAGACGAGCGCGCCTCAGGCCGTCGCGGCTTCACCTCAGGGGGGCGGCTCCATGGTGGTGACCTCTCCCAATGCATCGGGGGCGGCCGCCAGGCCTCCGGCTGCCAAGGCAGAGGCGCCGCCGGTCTATGCCCAGGCGCCCAATCATTCCGCGCCGCCGCCACCGGCGCTTCCCGCCGCTCCGCCAGCCCGTGCCGGGTCTGGCTTCCTGTGGCCCGTGAAGGGAGAGGTGGTGGCCGAGTTCGGGCCGCTGCCCGGCAAGGGCCAGCATAACGACGGCATCAATATCGTGGCTCCCAAAGGTACGCCGGTGCGCGCCGCCGAGAACGGCGTGGTGGCCTATGTGGGAAATGAATTGAAGGGTTTCGGCAATCTGCTGCTGATCAAGCATGCCGATAACTGGATGACCGCCTATGCCCATAACGACCAGTTGATGGTCAAGCGCGGCGACCGCGTCCGCCGGGGCCAGACCATTGCCACACTGGGCGCCAGCGGCTCGGTCGCCTCGCCGCAGCTGCATTTCGAGATCCGCCGGGGGACCGAGGCCGTCAACCCCATGGAATATCTTCAGGACAAGGTCGCCGACGAGGGTGACGTGCGTCGTCTTGCCTCGATTGCGTATTGA
- a CDS encoding protein-L-isoaspartate(D-aspartate) O-methyltransferase — MRKAEPKVIRLLMELRRMGVVDTRVLSAIERIPRALFVAEPFLDQAYENTALPIGCAQTISQPLVVGLMSQALDVGERMKVLEVGTGSGYQAAVLAKLCRRLYSVERHKPLLAEAEARFKHLRIHNITCRAGDGSRGWPEQAPFDRIMVTAAAPDIPPALVDQLKPDGIMVLPLGDLGGVDQELVRITKTDRGIDIQPFLPVRFVPLVEGVPEE, encoded by the coding sequence ATGAGGAAGGCGGAGCCGAAAGTCATCCGCCTGCTTATGGAATTGCGGCGGATGGGGGTGGTCGACACCCGCGTCCTGTCAGCCATCGAGCGTATTCCCCGCGCCCTCTTCGTCGCCGAGCCCTTCCTTGATCAGGCCTATGAGAATACGGCGCTGCCCATCGGCTGCGCCCAGACCATCAGCCAGCCCCTGGTGGTCGGCCTGATGAGCCAGGCCCTGGACGTGGGTGAGCGCATGAAGGTCCTTGAAGTGGGCACGGGGTCGGGCTATCAGGCGGCGGTTCTGGCCAAGCTTTGCCGCCGGCTCTATTCGGTGGAGCGGCACAAGCCGCTGCTGGCCGAGGCGGAGGCCCGTTTCAAACATCTGCGAATCCATAACATCACCTGCCGGGCCGGTGACGGTTCGCGCGGATGGCCGGAACAGGCGCCCTTCGACCGCATCATGGTCACGGCGGCCGCCCCCGATATTCCGCCCGCCCTGGTGGATCAGCTGAAGCCCGACGGCATCATGGTGCTGCCGCTGGGGGATTTGGGTGGCGTCGATCAGGAATTGGTGCGGATCACCAAGACCGATCGCGGCATCGATATCCAACCCTTCCTTCCCGTGCGCTTCGTACCCCTGGTGGAGGGGGTGCCGGAGGAATGA